The following coding sequences are from one Chitinophagaceae bacterium window:
- the lepB gene encoding signal peptidase I, with protein sequence MILLIFLFAPFIILNIIAFLSFKFFKRAGEEKKTAFIPGYNLYVWLGIIEKPKWWLALLFIPILNFLMIFGFLVEMQKAFGKDKWYEMVAGVFLFPFYLPFLNFTTTPKFIGPSSKTTRQKSATREWVEALLFAVVAATIIRTFFVEAYTIPTSSMEKTLLVGDFLFVSKMHYGPRIPMTPLSFPFAHHTMPLIGGKSYLEWIKLPYSRLPGFQDIKREDIVVFNYPSEDFRPVDKRENYIKRCVAIPGDVFEIRDGRIYVNNEASEHYETIQYSYVVQTTGSPINSRILMSLDITEGGATGKSGFYTYFMTDEAAAKIESQQNVLSVRRIIRDPEITPESVFPADVKNFAFNIDNYGPIVIPQQGETVEINRDNIAKYERLIRVYEGNEIEVRQDGIYINDVKADTYTFEMDYYFMIGDNRHNSADSRMWGFVPHDHIVGKAWIVWLSLDPNRSFLQKIRWGRLFTPIHG encoded by the coding sequence ATGATTTTATTAATTTTCCTTTTTGCTCCGTTTATAATTTTAAATATTATAGCTTTTTTATCATTTAAGTTTTTTAAAAGAGCCGGGGAGGAGAAAAAGACTGCATTTATTCCGGGTTATAATTTATACGTTTGGTTAGGAATAATTGAAAAGCCTAAGTGGTGGCTTGCATTGCTATTTATACCAATTTTAAATTTTTTGATGATTTTTGGTTTTTTAGTCGAAATGCAGAAAGCTTTCGGAAAAGACAAATGGTATGAAATGGTTGCAGGTGTATTTCTTTTTCCTTTTTATCTGCCTTTTTTAAATTTTACTACAACACCAAAATTCATAGGCCCATCGTCTAAAACAACTCGTCAAAAATCAGCCACCAGAGAATGGGTTGAAGCTCTTTTGTTTGCTGTAGTAGCTGCTACTATTATCAGGACATTTTTTGTTGAGGCGTATACAATCCCAACTTCATCAATGGAAAAAACCTTATTGGTGGGTGATTTTTTATTTGTTTCTAAAATGCATTACGGACCGAGAATACCCATGACTCCTTTATCATTTCCTTTTGCTCATCATACAATGCCTTTAATTGGTGGAAAATCATATCTGGAATGGATTAAGCTGCCATACAGCCGACTCCCAGGATTTCAGGATATTAAAAGAGAAGATATAGTCGTATTTAATTATCCGAGTGAAGATTTCAGACCGGTAGATAAGCGTGAGAACTATATCAAACGCTGTGTTGCTATCCCCGGAGATGTTTTTGAAATCAGAGATGGCAGAATTTACGTAAATAATGAAGCCTCAGAACATTATGAAACCATTCAATATAGTTATGTCGTTCAAACAACCGGCAGCCCTATTAATTCCAGAATCTTAATGTCTCTGGATATCACAGAAGGCGGAGCAACCGGAAAGTCCGGCTTTTATACCTATTTCATGACTGATGAAGCAGCCGCTAAGATTGAGAGTCAGCAAAATGTACTTTCTGTAAGAAGAATAATCAGAGACCCTGAAATAACTCCGGAATCTGTTTTTCCGGCTGATGTAAAGAATTTTGCATTTAATATTGATAACTATGGACCTATTGTGATTCCGCAGCAGGGCGAAACGGTAGAAATTAACAGAGATAATATCGCCAAATACGAACGTCTGATTAGAGTCTACGAGGGTAATGAAATAGAGGTAAGGCAAGATGGAATTTACATAAATGATGTTAAAGCAGATACCTATACCTTTGAAATGGATTATTACTTTATGATTGGAGATAATCGTCATAACTCTGCGGATAGCAGAATGTGGGGTTTTGTACCTCATGACCATATTGTTGGTAAGGCCTGGATAGTTTGGCTATCTTTAGATCCCAATAGAAGTTTTCTCCAAAAAATACGTTGGGGCAGGCTATTTACACCTATACACGGATAA